TACGCCGCGAACAGGCCGACCCCGGCGTAGAGGTCGAGCACCCGCTCGCCCGGCTGCAGCGCCGCCAGCTCGAGCACGGTCTCGACCAGGAGCCGGGGCGCCTCGACGTGGGGTTGCCAGAAGCCGTCGGCGGCGACCTCGAAGGTCCGGGTGCCGGCGTACGTCGTGACGGTCTCGGTCACCGTCGGGGCCGCGGCCCCCGAGCCGCCGGAGCCGGCCCGGCGGTCCAGGCCGGTGGACACGGTCACGACCGCCTCGGGCGACTGGATCAGGCAGTCCTCCACGGCCACCACGTCGTGGGAGCGGTGCGAGCGCAGGCCGACCTGGTCGTCGGGCAGCGCGACGTACTGCATCCGCGAGCGCCACCGCTGGCCGTCGTCGACCCCGCCGGCCCCACCGACGGGGACGGGCTCGACGACCACCTCGCGGTCGATGCCGGCGAGCCGGGCGAGCTGCTCGGAGACGACCGCGCCCTTGAGGCGGCGCTGGGCGTCGAGCGAGGCGTGCTGCGAGTCGCAGCCGCCGCACGCGCCGGGGCCGGCGTACGGGCAGGGCGGGACGACGCGGTCGGGCGAGGCGTCGAGCACCTCGACGGCGTCGCCGCGCAGGAACCGGCCGTCGTCCTCGGTAACCTCCACGACCACCCGCTCCCCGGGCAGGGCGTGGCGCACGAAGACGACCAGGCCGCCCTCGGAGACGCGGGCGACGACGTGGCCGCCGTGGGCGACCGGGCCGGCCACCAGCTCGAGCCGGTCGCCGACGGCGGGACGACCGGCCTCGGGCACGGCCGGGGCGGTGCCCTCGGGGGCGCTCACCGCTGCGTCCGGGTGCGGCCGCGGCGCTCGTCGCCGGGGTGGACCCGGGCGAACTCGCGCTCGGTGCGGGCCTTGGCCTGCTCGGCACCGCGCAGCTGGTAGGGCACCGAGGTGACCATGACGCCGGGGCTGAACAGCAGCCGCCCCTTGAGCCGCAGCGCGGTCTGGTTGTGGAGCAGC
This genomic interval from Nocardioides scoriae contains the following:
- a CDS encoding class I SAM-dependent RNA methyltransferase; the encoded protein is MSAPEGTAPAVPEAGRPAVGDRLELVAGPVAHGGHVVARVSEGGLVVFVRHALPGERVVVEVTEDDGRFLRGDAVEVLDASPDRVVPPCPYAGPGACGGCDSQHASLDAQRRLKGAVVSEQLARLAGIDREVVVEPVPVGGAGGVDDGQRWRSRMQYVALPDDQVGLRSHRSHDVVAVEDCLIQSPEAVVTVSTGLDRRAGSGGSGAAAPTVTETVTTYAGTRTFEVAADGFWQPHVEAPRLLVETVLELAALQPGERVLDLYAGVGLFAAYLGQEVGPEGSVVAIEGDGAASRLSRRNLADVPAAEVVTGRVDRALHHGVGAADVVVLDPPRVGAKRQVVRHLTALAPRAVVYVACDPAALARDVAYFAEQGYRLDALRAFDLFPMTQHVECVALLVPA